One part of the Bdellovibrio sp. KM01 genome encodes these proteins:
- the xseA gene encoding exodeoxyribonuclease VII large subunit — protein sequence MSDSPNQPLRKTDAYAQLSLDAASAPVKSNEPVVLSVEQLNVQIKQLIEGQLGMVWVRGELSNFKAHTSGHFYFSVKDSKSQITAVMFRGNNSRLRFKPSDGMEVMVRGRVTVYEPRGNYQLMVDMMEPVGAGALQKAFEQLKHKLRAEGLFDAAKKRPIPTFPRHIAIVTSPTGAAIRDILNVLSRRAKSIQVTIVPTIVQGEAAAPQLREAFKKAVALPDVDAVIVGRGGGSIEDMWCFNDEGLARLIAASAVPVISAVGHEIDFTIADFVADLRAPTPSAAAELVAKSSSELVNKVTSLERMLKLSFDRKMKFLREKSLGLSKRLVDPKRRLEDLELRNDDLLTRLELAVNRLISQKSHRVELMTQKLGTPQNHIDRRKKELTFLQARSEKALMFALERKKSRMDRMMAMLDSMSPLRVVDRGYSIVTKDSKVIKSASQVKVGDSIDIRLAQGSLTATVSGVKEE from the coding sequence ATGTCCGACTCTCCAAATCAACCACTTCGCAAGACTGATGCTTACGCGCAACTCTCGTTGGATGCGGCTTCTGCGCCGGTGAAATCTAATGAGCCTGTGGTGCTTTCTGTTGAGCAATTGAATGTGCAAATCAAGCAATTGATCGAAGGTCAACTGGGTATGGTTTGGGTGCGCGGGGAGCTTTCCAATTTCAAAGCTCACACTTCCGGGCATTTCTATTTCAGCGTTAAGGATTCAAAATCGCAAATCACTGCGGTCATGTTTCGCGGCAACAACTCGCGCCTAAGATTTAAACCTTCTGATGGTATGGAAGTCATGGTGCGTGGCCGGGTTACAGTGTACGAGCCTCGCGGCAACTATCAGTTGATGGTTGATATGATGGAGCCAGTGGGCGCGGGGGCTTTACAAAAAGCGTTCGAGCAACTTAAGCACAAACTTCGTGCTGAAGGCCTGTTCGATGCTGCGAAGAAAAGACCTATTCCTACATTCCCAAGACATATCGCGATTGTGACCTCTCCAACCGGGGCGGCGATTCGTGATATTTTGAATGTTCTTTCCCGTCGTGCAAAATCCATTCAGGTGACCATCGTTCCAACGATCGTTCAAGGTGAGGCCGCAGCTCCGCAATTGCGTGAGGCTTTTAAAAAAGCGGTCGCACTTCCTGACGTGGATGCTGTGATCGTGGGGCGCGGTGGTGGTTCCATCGAAGACATGTGGTGCTTTAATGATGAAGGCTTGGCTCGCTTGATTGCTGCCAGTGCCGTTCCGGTCATCTCTGCTGTGGGCCATGAAATCGATTTTACCATTGCCGACTTCGTTGCAGACTTGCGTGCGCCAACTCCCTCGGCTGCTGCGGAACTTGTCGCTAAAAGTTCTTCGGAGCTTGTGAACAAAGTCACTTCGTTAGAACGCATGTTGAAATTGTCTTTCGATAGAAAGATGAAATTCTTGCGCGAAAAATCCCTGGGATTGTCGAAGCGCCTGGTGGATCCGAAACGTCGCCTGGAAGATTTGGAGCTTCGTAATGACGACCTGCTGACTCGCTTGGAGCTCGCAGTCAATCGCCTGATCAGTCAAAAGAGCCACCGTGTGGAGTTGATGACTCAAAAACTGGGCACTCCACAAAATCACATTGATCGTCGCAAAAAGGAATTAACGTTCCTGCAGGCGCGTTCTGAAAAAGCATTGATGTTCGCATTAGAGCGCAAAAAATCCCGCATGGATCGTATGATGGCGATGCTTGATAGCATGAGCCCTTTGCGTGTCGTTGATCGCGGGTACTCAATCGTAACCAAAGATTCAAAAGTTATTAAATCAGCAAGCCAGGTTAAAGTGGGCGATAGCATCGACATTCGCCTGGCTCAGGGTTCACTCACTGCCACTGTAAGTGGTGTGAAGGAGGAATAA
- a CDS encoding exodeoxyribonuclease VII small subunit, whose translation MDFEKKLGRLEEIVQKMEKGDLALEDSLKLFEEGVKLSRECHQRLSEAETKVKLLMSVGADGKPVTTDFTPEE comes from the coding sequence ATGGATTTCGAAAAGAAATTGGGACGTCTGGAAGAGATCGTCCAAAAAATGGAAAAAGGTGATTTGGCTTTGGAAGATTCCTTAAAGCTTTTCGAAGAGGGCGTAAAGCTTTCTCGTGAATGTCACCAACGTCTGTCTGAAGCCGAAACAAAAGTAAAACTTTTGATGTCTGTGGGCGCTGACGGCAAGCCTGTAACTACCGATTTCACGCCGGAGGAATAG
- a CDS encoding polyprenyl synthetase family protein — MDLAIQLDQEMSLKVQTVNQFVEKYLSEMELPQGPAIAELRKSMLYSATNGGKRFRPVLSVLIAEMLGSSAEKVLPFATAVELIHTYSLIHDDLPCMDNDDMRRGKPTNHKVFGEDFALLAGDALLTEAFLIIAKHYSDNGFLVGRLVQLLSEAAGIRGMVGGQAIDLRAGEKQLSQDELTHLHLLKTGALIRVAVEGAAIIAGAKVQDVEALKKFGEGLGLAFQVADDVLDHGEKDQGVRSFTGIIGLENTKTYLNQISKNTMAELHKVSADAVMLEYLVNFNIARKH, encoded by the coding sequence TTGGATTTGGCGATTCAGCTTGATCAGGAAATGTCCTTGAAGGTGCAAACTGTGAATCAGTTTGTGGAAAAGTATTTGTCTGAAATGGAACTTCCCCAGGGACCTGCTATTGCTGAACTTCGTAAGTCCATGCTGTACTCTGCAACCAATGGCGGAAAGCGTTTTCGCCCAGTTCTGTCTGTGTTGATCGCAGAGATGTTGGGTTCGTCTGCAGAAAAGGTTTTGCCTTTCGCAACCGCCGTTGAGTTGATTCATACCTATTCTTTGATTCATGATGATCTTCCGTGCATGGATAACGATGACATGCGCCGTGGAAAGCCAACAAATCACAAGGTCTTCGGTGAGGACTTTGCCTTGTTGGCAGGGGATGCTCTGTTAACAGAAGCGTTTCTGATTATCGCGAAACATTATTCTGATAATGGTTTCCTGGTGGGTCGCTTGGTGCAGCTTCTTTCCGAGGCAGCAGGTATTCGCGGTATGGTCGGTGGTCAAGCCATTGATCTGCGTGCAGGTGAAAAACAACTTTCTCAAGACGAGCTGACTCATTTGCATTTGCTTAAAACGGGCGCGTTGATTCGCGTTGCTGTTGAAGGTGCTGCAATTATCGCGGGCGCAAAAGTTCAGGATGTGGAAGCACTTAAAAAATTCGGTGAAGGTTTGGGCCTTGCGTTCCAAGTAGCTGACGATGTTTTGGATCACGGCGAAAAAGATCAAGGCGTGCGCAGTTTCACTGGCATTATCGGTCTGGAAAATACAAAAACATACCTAAACCAAATCAGTAAAAATACGATGGCAGAGCTTCATAAAGTTTCCGCCGATGCGGTGATGTTGGAATACCTAGTAAACTTCAACATCGCGAGAAAACACTAA
- a CDS encoding XRE family transcriptional regulator gives MKGAKLKPLSIEELAASWGIDYQVFKIKKELVDTVRKHCAENKISQRKLAALVPGLSQDRVSKIFSGQVGHMTIDKLIEILSALKYSVAIKTKAA, from the coding sequence ATGAAAGGCGCAAAATTAAAGCCCCTGTCAATCGAAGAACTAGCGGCTAGCTGGGGCATTGATTACCAGGTATTTAAAATTAAAAAGGAATTGGTTGATACCGTTCGAAAACACTGCGCTGAAAATAAAATAAGTCAGAGAAAACTCGCGGCTCTTGTGCCCGGCCTTTCTCAGGACCGTGTTTCTAAAATATTTTCTGGCCAAGTAGGCCACATGACCATCGACAAATTGATCGAAATTCTATCGGCACTAAAATACAGCGTCGCCATTAAAACAAAAGCAGCTTAA
- a CDS encoding type II toxin-antitoxin system RelE/ParE family toxin, whose protein sequence is MIVNLQSLQIVQMDSFKKELLAFPNSTKEDLFSLIVEFLSGRRLPPTDLKIIRLNKNTRIVEFKVKDNHGNWRAISTVFQGKYLVFVYAFHKKSQKLLQKDKELIISRIARINL, encoded by the coding sequence ATGATAGTAAATTTACAATCACTCCAAATTGTTCAGATGGACTCTTTTAAAAAGGAACTTTTGGCTTTCCCGAACAGCACGAAAGAGGATCTGTTTTCTTTAATAGTTGAGTTTTTAAGTGGTCGAAGACTTCCCCCAACCGATTTAAAGATAATTCGACTTAATAAGAATACTCGAATTGTTGAATTTAAGGTGAAAGACAATCACGGGAACTGGCGAGCCATCTCTACAGTTTTTCAGGGGAAGTACTTAGTTTTTGTATACGCGTTTCACAAAAAATCACAGAAGCTACTTCAAAAAGATAAAGAACTTATAATTTCCAGAATCGCGAGGATAAATTTATGA
- a CDS encoding TlyA family RNA methyltransferase — MTDKKRLDIYVFEKGLAQSRTHAQELIEAGQVFLDNNGQKKILKKSNLPVTLEMENHIFVEQGPANRFVSRGGLKLEGALKQVGLNIQGFDVLDVGISTGGFTDCALQSGAHFVLGVDVGHGQVSASLLNNPKLKVIEGINARALSKEPSVVEATPKDGFDLIVMDVSFISIEMIIPELARFLKHSGQLLSLVKPQFEVGVDGLSKGGIVKDSSLYLKVEEKIKAVCQNSGFDVKDYFASSIEGKDGNHEFFVFAKKH; from the coding sequence ATGACCGACAAGAAGCGCTTGGATATTTATGTGTTTGAAAAGGGTTTGGCCCAATCACGCACTCATGCTCAAGAATTGATTGAGGCGGGGCAGGTATTCCTTGATAACAACGGCCAGAAAAAAATCCTTAAAAAATCGAATTTGCCTGTCACTCTGGAAATGGAAAATCATATTTTCGTGGAACAAGGACCCGCCAACCGCTTTGTTTCTCGTGGGGGATTAAAGCTTGAGGGGGCCTTAAAGCAAGTGGGCCTTAATATTCAGGGCTTCGATGTTCTGGATGTGGGGATTTCCACGGGTGGCTTTACGGATTGTGCTTTGCAATCGGGTGCTCACTTTGTTTTAGGCGTCGATGTCGGTCATGGACAGGTCAGTGCCAGTCTTTTGAATAACCCCAAGCTTAAGGTTATTGAGGGCATCAATGCTCGTGCCTTGTCCAAAGAGCCCTCTGTGGTTGAGGCTACTCCAAAAGATGGGTTTGATCTCATTGTCATGGACGTATCTTTCATTTCAATTGAAATGATTATCCCGGAATTGGCTCGTTTCCTAAAACATTCGGGCCAGTTGTTAAGTCTTGTAAAGCCACAGTTTGAGGTCGGCGTTGACGGGCTCTCAAAGGGTGGTATTGTCAAAGACTCTTCGTTGTATTTGAAAGTCGAAGAAAAGATCAAGGCGGTCTGCCAAAACAGCGGCTTTGATGTAAAGGACTATTTTGCTTCTTCCATTGAGGGAAAGGACGGCAATCATGAGTTTTTTGTTTTCGCGAAAAAGCACTAG
- a CDS encoding patatin-like phospholipase family protein, whose translation MSFLFSRKSTSLLLTLVFLAGCQSFKTREDIRNATKPAPTPGSKTTSTTPTSPRQTEEAATPYQPDIQVEEPTTPPPAPVIPAMPKIAFILGGGGAKTYAHIGFLHELTRAKVPVYAIGGIEFASPMAALYANREQANDVEWQMFKMKDDEIIKKSLLGNVNKNGDITVMREFYNTAFKNQKAEDYRIPFACPSYNLKKNQSLMMNRGGMEQLMSMCMAYPPFFKPFQGNIAAVREVSGLARYLRQKGANFVVFVNVLQGPGGSKPFTLDASATDNVLWSEIAGLYNKPFAGVDTVITLETGDYGIMDFDKRREIMNKGADSANRQLKTLTRKWGL comes from the coding sequence ATGAGTTTTTTGTTTTCGCGAAAAAGCACTAGCCTGCTTTTAACATTGGTTTTCCTGGCGGGTTGTCAATCATTCAAGACCCGTGAAGATATTCGCAATGCAACTAAACCAGCACCGACTCCGGGTTCTAAAACTACATCCACTACTCCGACGTCGCCTCGTCAAACTGAAGAAGCAGCGACGCCTTATCAGCCTGACATCCAAGTAGAGGAACCAACAACTCCACCACCGGCACCTGTGATTCCGGCGATGCCTAAGATCGCTTTCATCTTGGGAGGCGGGGGAGCTAAGACTTATGCACATATTGGATTCTTGCACGAACTGACTCGCGCGAAAGTTCCTGTGTATGCAATCGGTGGGATCGAATTTGCGTCTCCGATGGCGGCACTGTATGCGAATCGCGAACAGGCCAACGACGTTGAATGGCAAATGTTCAAAATGAAAGATGACGAGATCATCAAAAAATCATTGTTGGGCAATGTGAATAAAAACGGCGACATCACTGTGATGCGCGAATTTTACAACACAGCTTTTAAAAATCAAAAAGCCGAAGACTATCGCATTCCGTTTGCGTGCCCTTCTTACAATTTGAAGAAGAATCAGTCCTTGATGATGAACCGTGGGGGCATGGAACAGTTGATGTCCATGTGTATGGCATATCCTCCTTTCTTTAAGCCTTTTCAGGGTAACATCGCGGCGGTTCGCGAGGTTTCTGGTTTGGCTAGATATCTGCGCCAAAAGGGTGCGAACTTTGTGGTCTTCGTAAACGTTCTTCAGGGCCCGGGCGGCAGCAAACCGTTCACTTTGGATGCCTCGGCAACGGACAACGTATTATGGAGTGAGATCGCAGGACTGTATAATAAGCCTTTTGCGGGAGTTGATACTGTTATTACCCTTGAGACGGGTGACTATGGTATTATGGACTTCGATAAGCGCCGTGAGATCATGAACAAAGGTGCTGACTCCGCAAACCGCCAATTGAAAACTTTGACACGTAAATGGGGACTTTAA
- a CDS encoding aminopeptidase P family protein, with translation MRKPTFDMNIFAERRKKLGQQIPGSALVVASHPELIRNHDVHFPYRQDSNMFYLTGWEEPDSILIVRPGQTPESVMFVRRRDRERETWDGFRYGPEGCEQEFKIDKCYPIDEFEKMAPQLLSAVDSIYYRQFKNKEVDEKMEHVLNTVKQMRGRTGYGLLSVHDADTLIGEMRLVKSEYELTQLREACEISAQAHLAAMRFTRPGVTERQVQGVLAHNFYMRDSAREGYGFIVASGNAATTLHYNFNDQVCKDGDLLLIDAGAEYNYYTGDITRTFPVNGKFTDEQGRVYEAVLKVQKAIVDFVKPGIVFKDLHDMGTSMLTDAMLELGLLSGRKDDLIQSLAQKKYYPHGIGHWLGLDVHDAGLYFKKGEPRPIEANMCFTIEPGLYIPADDTSAPQKYRGIGIRIEDNIRVTSNGVENMTTSVPKEISDIEKVVGKP, from the coding sequence ATGAGAAAACCAACTTTTGATATGAACATTTTTGCAGAAAGAAGAAAGAAACTGGGTCAACAGATCCCAGGTTCCGCATTGGTGGTTGCTTCTCACCCCGAGTTGATCCGCAATCACGATGTGCATTTCCCGTATCGTCAAGATTCTAATATGTTTTACCTTACTGGTTGGGAAGAACCAGATTCCATTTTGATCGTGCGTCCTGGTCAAACTCCAGAATCTGTGATGTTCGTGCGTCGTCGTGACCGCGAAAGAGAAACTTGGGACGGATTCCGTTACGGCCCAGAGGGTTGCGAACAAGAATTCAAAATCGACAAATGCTATCCAATTGATGAATTTGAAAAAATGGCTCCGCAATTGTTGTCTGCTGTTGATTCAATTTATTATCGCCAGTTCAAAAACAAAGAAGTCGATGAAAAGATGGAACATGTGTTGAACACGGTAAAACAAATGCGTGGTCGTACGGGCTATGGTTTGCTAAGCGTGCATGATGCTGACACTTTGATTGGTGAAATGCGTTTGGTGAAGTCTGAGTACGAATTGACTCAGCTTCGCGAAGCTTGCGAAATTTCTGCTCAAGCTCACTTGGCAGCGATGCGCTTTACTCGCCCGGGTGTGACTGAGCGCCAGGTACAAGGCGTGTTAGCTCATAACTTCTACATGAGAGATTCTGCGCGTGAAGGTTACGGCTTTATCGTGGCTTCTGGTAATGCAGCGACAACTCTTCACTACAACTTCAATGACCAAGTATGCAAAGACGGTGATTTGCTATTGATTGATGCTGGTGCGGAGTACAACTACTACACCGGTGACATCACAAGAACTTTCCCAGTAAACGGCAAATTCACTGACGAGCAGGGCCGCGTGTACGAAGCTGTGTTGAAAGTTCAAAAAGCGATCGTTGATTTCGTAAAGCCGGGAATCGTGTTTAAAGACTTGCATGACATGGGTACTTCGATGCTGACAGATGCAATGCTTGAGCTGGGTTTATTATCAGGTCGTAAAGACGATTTGATCCAATCCCTGGCGCAAAAGAAATACTATCCGCACGGTATTGGTCACTGGTTGGGTCTTGATGTGCATGATGCGGGTTTGTACTTCAAAAAAGGTGAGCCACGCCCGATCGAAGCCAACATGTGCTTCACGATCGAGCCAGGATTGTACATCCCAGCCGACGACACCTCGGCACCTCAAAAATATCGTGGTATCGGTATCCGTATCGAAGACAACATCCGCGTAACTTCAAACGGCGTCGAAAACATGACCACATCCGTACCAAAAGAAATCTCCGACATCGAAAAAGTAGTCGGTAAACCCTAA
- a CDS encoding 3D domain-containing protein — MTNTSATHGNAFKKVMFFFGVIAISEVGFSSLCPNNVATTTTYFVPKMSDYCKGSKPCARFRKQVRLQGSGTMPNGKLLTYTGKKINLGSCDTAFGASGNCLVPFISVAADPRYYSMGDIIQMPSLKGKTIHLPNGRTMVHPGYLIVQDTGGAIRGRNRFDFFTGSYGFTNRNNAFGAYGSDDTQMSDKNDCDSRKTFSVVRRGSGNYEQSLVAIEDALRSSGNQRQVASVQKTASGAR, encoded by the coding sequence ATGACAAACACATCGGCTACTCACGGAAATGCCTTCAAAAAAGTAATGTTCTTCTTCGGTGTCATCGCGATTTCGGAAGTTGGCTTCTCCAGTCTTTGTCCAAATAATGTCGCGACAACGACGACTTACTTCGTTCCTAAGATGAGTGACTACTGCAAGGGCAGTAAACCCTGCGCACGCTTTCGCAAGCAGGTTCGCCTGCAGGGCTCGGGTACTATGCCGAACGGAAAACTTCTGACCTATACGGGGAAGAAAATCAATTTAGGCAGCTGTGACACCGCTTTTGGGGCGAGTGGCAACTGCTTGGTTCCATTCATCTCTGTTGCCGCAGATCCACGCTATTATAGTATGGGGGATATTATCCAGATGCCTTCATTGAAGGGAAAAACCATTCACTTACCGAATGGAAGAACAATGGTTCATCCTGGCTATTTGATTGTTCAAGATACGGGTGGAGCAATTCGCGGCCGCAACCGTTTTGACTTTTTCACGGGCTCTTATGGTTTCACTAATCGCAATAATGCCTTCGGTGCATACGGCTCCGACGATACGCAAATGTCTGACAAAAACGATTGCGACAGCAGAAAAACATTCAGTGTTGTCAGACGCGGCTCTGGAAATTACGAACAGTCTTTGGTGGCCATTGAAGATGCTCTTAGAAGCTCTGGCAATCAAAGACAAGTGGCTTCCGTTCAAAAAACGGCGTCAGGAGCCAGATAA
- a CDS encoding HAD family phosphatase — translation MKYKDYSSDIWTAINNTLDQVLKEQDQPIAAFDADGTLWDIDLGETFFHYQIDNKLVQLPPSPWEHYETMKAADPRKAYLWLAQICQGKSLTQVREWAKAGVKDAAPIPVFSEQKKLIQLLLSKGVQVYVITASVKWAVEAGADLVGLDHDSIIGVETDVQNDIITDQQKGVITYRQGKVDALLAKTGGKLPFLASGNTMGDFNLLESATHLRLAVSAASRDDKIFKTEAELAQNAADKGWLHHRFI, via the coding sequence ATGAAATACAAAGATTATTCCTCTGACATTTGGACTGCGATTAACAACACGCTCGACCAGGTATTGAAAGAGCAAGATCAACCGATCGCTGCTTTCGACGCCGATGGCACTTTGTGGGATATCGATTTAGGGGAAACCTTTTTCCACTATCAAATCGACAACAAGCTGGTGCAGCTTCCTCCGTCCCCATGGGAGCACTATGAAACCATGAAAGCCGCAGATCCACGCAAAGCCTATTTGTGGCTGGCGCAGATCTGTCAGGGAAAATCTTTAACACAGGTTCGTGAGTGGGCTAAGGCTGGAGTTAAAGACGCAGCTCCTATTCCGGTTTTTTCAGAACAAAAGAAATTGATCCAACTCCTTTTGTCAAAAGGCGTGCAGGTCTACGTCATCACTGCTTCAGTAAAATGGGCGGTCGAGGCTGGCGCGGATCTGGTCGGCCTTGATCACGACAGTATCATTGGTGTTGAAACAGACGTTCAAAATGACATCATCACTGATCAACAAAAAGGTGTAATCACTTACCGCCAAGGTAAAGTTGATGCGTTGCTCGCAAAAACGGGTGGCAAGCTTCCCTTCCTAGCAAGCGGAAACACCATGGGGGATTTCAACCTGCTTGAAAGCGCCACTCACCTGCGCCTGGCAGTCAGTGCCGCCTCCCGTGACGATAAGATCTTTAAAACGGAAGCAGAGCTTGCACAAAACGCCGCCGACAAAGGCTGGCTTCACCATCGCTTTATCTAA
- a CDS encoding glycerol-3-phosphate dehydrogenase/oxidase, producing MKNFSFVNRIQNLSKMKSQEFDLIIIGGGINGAGVARDACARGMSVALVETRDFASGTSSRSSKMVHGGIRYLENMDFKLVYEALNERNKLFEMAPHLVHPLRFMLPLYKESRVGMFKMGLGMWLYDILALFQSPEMHERLDSKESMERMTALREKDLLGSYVYSDGYMDDDRLVYETLRSANEMGMVAANYVSATGAEFGADGKISSVHCEDQLSKEKFTIRGRHVISSVGPWTDQLGDKLFKDWKKILRPTKGIHLTLPQHRLPLTSAVVMGAEKGNRIVFGIPRHDMIIIGTTDTDFKESPENVGVTPEDVKYLLDITSHYFPGANLTPHDVISSYAGVRPLVNDGSSSEGKTSREHTIIDDPRGVTFVAGGKYTTYRLMCQQTVSHALKSFPVEDRARFAKKDTAVAFNKYTTESAFHDAQVLAGAWAQEYGRPVADVAALAQRYGREAEVILSKYDHRYSYWQLEAAQAIDNTMCLNLSDFFSRRVHLFLADRNHGLKHLDEIAQVFQEKLSWSEKRMHDEKHALSEYMGHELEWKKHF from the coding sequence ATGAAGAATTTTTCCTTCGTGAATCGTATTCAGAATTTGTCCAAAATGAAATCTCAGGAATTTGATTTAATCATCATCGGTGGTGGGATCAATGGAGCCGGCGTTGCGCGTGATGCCTGTGCCCGCGGGATGTCGGTCGCTTTGGTTGAAACTCGGGATTTTGCTTCAGGAACATCTTCTCGTTCCAGCAAAATGGTTCACGGTGGAATTCGTTATCTGGAAAACATGGATTTCAAATTGGTTTATGAGGCGTTGAACGAGCGCAATAAGCTTTTTGAAATGGCTCCGCACCTGGTTCATCCCCTTCGTTTCATGCTGCCGCTTTATAAAGAAAGTCGCGTGGGCATGTTCAAGATGGGTCTTGGCATGTGGCTTTACGATATTTTGGCTTTATTCCAATCACCAGAAATGCATGAACGTCTTGATAGTAAAGAATCCATGGAGCGCATGACAGCTCTACGAGAAAAGGATTTGTTGGGATCTTACGTTTATTCAGATGGCTATATGGATGATGATCGCCTGGTATATGAAACGTTGCGCTCAGCAAATGAAATGGGCATGGTTGCTGCCAATTATGTCAGTGCTACGGGTGCTGAATTTGGTGCTGATGGAAAAATCTCCTCTGTTCACTGCGAAGATCAATTAAGCAAAGAAAAGTTTACGATTCGTGGTCGTCATGTGATTAGCTCCGTAGGTCCGTGGACAGATCAATTGGGCGACAAGCTTTTCAAAGACTGGAAGAAAATTCTTCGCCCTACAAAAGGTATTCATTTGACGTTGCCACAACATCGCCTGCCACTCACCAGTGCGGTGGTGATGGGTGCTGAAAAAGGTAATCGTATTGTCTTCGGAATTCCACGTCATGACATGATCATCATCGGTACGACAGATACGGATTTTAAAGAATCACCAGAGAATGTCGGCGTAACTCCTGAAGACGTTAAGTATCTTTTGGATATTACTTCCCACTATTTCCCAGGGGCGAATTTGACTCCGCACGATGTGATTTCCAGTTATGCGGGTGTTCGTCCGTTGGTGAATGACGGCTCTTCATCAGAGGGAAAAACCAGTCGTGAGCATACGATTATCGATGATCCTCGGGGTGTGACATTTGTGGCGGGCGGCAAGTACACGACTTACCGCTTGATGTGCCAACAAACGGTTTCCCACGCACTTAAAAGTTTTCCTGTGGAAGATCGCGCGCGATTCGCCAAGAAAGATACGGCGGTGGCATTTAATAAGTACACGACTGAGAGCGCATTCCACGATGCGCAAGTTCTGGCAGGCGCGTGGGCTCAGGAGTACGGGCGTCCTGTTGCAGATGTTGCCGCATTGGCACAAAGATATGGTAGGGAAGCCGAAGTTATTCTCTCCAAATATGATCATCGCTATTCTTACTGGCAACTCGAAGCAGCGCAGGCCATCGACAACACGATGTGCTTAAATCTCAGCGACTTCTTCTCTCGACGCGTGCATTTGTTCCTTGCAGATCGCAATCACGGATTGAAGCATCTCGACGAAATTGCGCAGGTTTTCCAAGAGAAATTGAGTTGGTCTGAGAAGCGCATGCACGACGAGAAACACGCTCTGTCAGAGTATATGGGTCATGAATTGGAGTGGAAAAAACACTTCTAA
- a CDS encoding rod shape-determining protein, which produces MSFFDKVQDYFSNDIAIDLGTANTLVYVKGRGIILDEPSVVAVQKNYRGMQNRVLAVGKEAKDMLGRTPGSIVAIRPIKDGVIADFEVTQSMLKYFIGKSLGEKKSFIRPRIIICVPYGITQVEKRAVKEAAQSAGAREVYLIEEPMAAAIGAGLPITEPSGNMVVDMGGGTTGVAVISLGGIVYCKSIKVAGDKFDEAIINYVRRQFNLLIGERTAELIKIQIGNAYPFEDEKTMEIKGRDLVAGAPKTIEITSSQVNDALMDPLSEVVDAVRTALEKTPPELASDIVDNGIVLTGGGALLANLDVLLRERTGLPVSIAEDPLSCVVMGSGKVLDQLDLLRQLTVD; this is translated from the coding sequence ATGAGTTTTTTTGATAAAGTACAAGACTATTTTTCTAATGATATCGCAATCGACTTGGGCACAGCGAACACTCTTGTGTACGTTAAAGGCCGCGGAATCATTCTTGATGAACCTTCTGTCGTAGCAGTTCAAAAGAACTATCGCGGAATGCAAAACCGCGTTCTTGCTGTGGGTAAAGAAGCAAAGGACATGTTGGGAAGAACTCCTGGTTCTATCGTAGCAATTCGTCCGATCAAAGACGGTGTTATCGCTGACTTTGAAGTAACACAATCCATGCTTAAATATTTCATCGGTAAATCTTTGGGCGAGAAAAAATCTTTCATCCGTCCTCGTATCATCATCTGCGTTCCTTACGGAATCACTCAGGTGGAAAAGCGCGCGGTTAAAGAAGCAGCTCAATCAGCTGGTGCTCGCGAAGTTTATTTGATCGAAGAACCAATGGCAGCAGCAATCGGTGCAGGTCTTCCAATCACTGAACCATCGGGCAACATGGTTGTCGACATGGGTGGTGGTACTACTGGTGTCGCGGTTATTTCTTTGGGCGGTATTGTTTACTGTAAATCTATCAAAGTTGCGGGCGATAAATTTGATGAAGCAATCATCAATTACGTACGCCGTCAGTTCAATTTGTTGATCGGTGAAAGAACTGCTGAATTAATTAAAATCCAAATCGGTAACGCTTATCCATTCGAAGACGAAAAAACGATGGAAATCAAAGGTCGTGACCTCGTAGCTGGTGCTCCGAAAACTATCGAGATCACAAGCTCTCAAGTGAACGATGCCTTGATGGATCCTTTGTCTGAAGTGGTTGATGCTGTTCGTACGGCACTTGAAAAAACTCCGCCAGAGCTTGCTTCTGATATCGTAGATAACGGAATCGTTCTCACAGGTGGTGGTGCCTTGCTTGCGAACCTGGACGTTTTGCTAAGAGAACGTACGGGATTGCCAGTTTCTATCGCTGAAGACCCATTGAGCTGCGTAGTTATGGGTTCAGGCAAAGTTCTAGACCAACTGGATCTTCTCAGACAGCTGACAGTCGACTAA